In Gloeocapsopsis sp. IPPAS B-1203, a genomic segment contains:
- a CDS encoding LemA family protein, whose protein sequence is MNNPDKRIPENIAPEVLELAARNYANHTQSYSASELVAAGEEVDIPAEFIQQAILDVQAKHKQQQHLVHLRQKFLIAGAGMVAALSVWSIWTYNSISSSHSRVEAAWAQVENQLQRRADLIPNLVNVTQAYAKQEQELVNLLVRSRQTYLQATTPEEKVAATVQVNQAIDRFRDYATVNPQLQSSQLFTNLQYELTGTENRLAVERMRYNQAVQAYNQQIQSVPNVLVANTLGFEKKAFFQATNTNVPIVPSK, encoded by the coding sequence ATGAATAATCCAGATAAAAGAATTCCTGAAAATATTGCCCCAGAAGTGCTAGAGTTAGCCGCACGCAATTATGCTAATCACACTCAAAGTTATTCAGCTTCAGAGTTAGTAGCCGCAGGCGAAGAAGTTGATATTCCCGCCGAATTCATTCAGCAAGCCATTCTAGATGTTCAAGCAAAACACAAACAACAACAGCATTTAGTTCATCTGCGTCAAAAATTCCTCATCGCTGGCGCTGGGATGGTAGCTGCTTTGAGTGTCTGGAGTATCTGGACTTACAATTCTATTTCTAGCAGTCACTCTAGAGTAGAAGCAGCTTGGGCACAAGTCGAAAATCAACTCCAACGTCGTGCTGATTTAATTCCTAACCTTGTCAATGTCACTCAAGCTTATGCTAAACAGGAACAAGAACTAGTTAATTTATTAGTGCGATCGCGTCAAACATATTTACAAGCGACGACTCCTGAAGAAAAAGTTGCAGCCACAGTGCAAGTCAATCAAGCCATTGATCGCTTTCGCGATTATGCTACTGTCAATCCTCAATTGCAATCAAGTCAATTATTTACTAACCTGCAATACGAACTCACAGGTACAGAAAATCGGTTAGCTGTAGAAAGAATGCGGTATAACCAAGCAGTACAAGCTTATAATCAACAAATTCAAAGTGTTCCTAATGTCTTAGTTGCCAATACTCTGGGGTTTGAAAAGAAAGCCTTTTTTCAGGCTACAAATACTAATGTTCCCATAGTGCCTTCAAAATAA
- a CDS encoding TPM domain-containing protein — translation MKLNLLQPKRIFWASIFSVILFPLSGLAVTVEEVPNPRKEYGGWVSDMAGILSDETEAQINQMISELEAEKGTEMAVVTVPETSPAISPKTFATELFNYWGIGKQGQDNGVLFLISVGDRRVEIETGYGVEAILPDAKVGNIIDTQIIPRFKTGDFAGGTLAGTQALIVVLKSEPSSGNQVIPPNTQPTPNNNNWILWGVFTGGGILTLIAGSAVYFSRPRKIFITPEGRTRKGEGNYTFLCGDCQQPMQQVDHAIVQSYLSPPETTAQKLGSVKFQAWKCPRCSQKKTGNGFHLIAQESRSSKFRHCPHCQELTITRNEKIVRSPTQYSSGMRLITDECHSCSYYRQQEEIIPPLPPPPPPPPPSSSWGDSGGSGGGSFDGGSSGGGGAGGSW, via the coding sequence ATGAAACTTAATCTACTCCAACCAAAACGTATTTTTTGGGCGAGTATCTTCTCTGTCATTCTCTTTCCTCTTTCTGGCTTGGCTGTAACTGTAGAAGAAGTGCCAAATCCCCGCAAAGAATATGGCGGTTGGGTAAGTGATATGGCAGGAATTCTTAGCGACGAGACAGAAGCCCAAATCAATCAGATGATTTCTGAATTAGAGGCAGAAAAAGGTACAGAAATGGCAGTAGTGACTGTACCAGAAACAAGCCCTGCTATATCACCGAAAACATTTGCTACAGAATTATTCAATTATTGGGGAATTGGTAAGCAAGGACAAGATAATGGCGTATTATTCTTGATTTCCGTAGGCGATCGCCGTGTAGAAATTGAGACGGGTTATGGTGTAGAAGCAATATTACCCGATGCCAAAGTAGGCAATATCATCGATACTCAGATTATCCCTCGCTTCAAAACAGGAGATTTTGCAGGCGGTACGCTAGCAGGAACTCAAGCATTAATCGTGGTTCTCAAATCCGAACCATCATCAGGAAATCAGGTCATACCTCCCAATACCCAACCAACCCCAAACAATAATAACTGGATATTATGGGGAGTTTTCACAGGAGGTGGAATATTAACCCTAATAGCAGGAAGTGCGGTTTACTTCAGTCGCCCTCGTAAAATCTTCATTACACCAGAAGGGCGTACCCGTAAAGGTGAAGGTAATTACACTTTTTTGTGTGGTGATTGCCAACAACCAATGCAACAAGTCGATCATGCCATAGTCCAATCCTATTTGAGTCCACCAGAAACAACAGCACAAAAACTCGGAAGTGTCAAGTTTCAGGCGTGGAAATGTCCTCGTTGCAGTCAGAAGAAAACTGGTAATGGATTCCACCTAATCGCCCAAGAGTCTCGTTCCTCCAAATTTCGGCACTGTCCTCACTGTCAAGAATTAACTATCACTCGTAACGAGAAGATTGTGAGATCGCCAACTCAATACAGTTCTGGAATGCGACTCATTACTGATGAGTGCCATAGTTGTTCTTACTATCGCCAGCAAGAAGAAATTATTCCTCCTTTACCGCCTCCACCTCCTCCGCCTCCTCCTAGTAGTTCTTGGGGTGATTCTGGTGGCAGTGGTGGTGGTAGCTTTGATGGTGGTAGTAGTGGTGGTGGGGGCGCTGGTGGGAGTTGGTAA
- a CDS encoding HNH endonuclease, producing MTKTPRIQIPQAVRRYVFERDRLQCQSCGTTAIETLTVDHIIPLARGGKNDISNLQTLCRYCNQRKTHHLDPRYQRHYNL from the coding sequence ATGACTAAAACACCACGGATTCAGATACCGCAAGCAGTGAGGAGATATGTGTTTGAACGCGATCGCCTGCAATGCCAAAGCTGTGGTACAACTGCAATAGAGACACTCACCGTCGATCATATTATTCCGCTTGCTCGTGGTGGTAAAAACGATATTAGTAACTTACAAACTCTCTGTCGTTACTGCAACCAGCGCAAAACACATCACCTCGATCCCCGATATCAGCGCCACTATAATCTCTAA
- a CDS encoding KGK domain-containing protein has product MNSEFNSLEREDVVSVYSSQIFVNNRTFTINEFISAMMPTIKDKSGTTWTEEKANWFGEGIDCKILKPGAKSWQRGKVRITLEFCPEELEVKDSNELSINSDNSPLDDIRQMMPKNGQ; this is encoded by the coding sequence ATGAACTCTGAATTTAATAGTTTAGAACGTGAAGACGTTGTATCTGTGTACTCTAGTCAAATTTTTGTAAATAACCGGACTTTTACAATTAATGAGTTTATTTCAGCTATGATGCCGACGATAAAAGACAAATCAGGAACAACTTGGACAGAAGAAAAAGCTAATTGGTTTGGGGAAGGAATAGACTGTAAAATATTAAAGCCAGGTGCTAAAAGTTGGCAGCGAGGAAAAGTAAGAATTACTCTAGAATTTTGTCCAGAAGAACTTGAAGTGAAAGATAGCAATGAACTATCAATAAACAGCGATAATTCGCCTCTTGATGATATTCGGCAAATGATGCCTAAAAATGGGCAGTAG
- a CDS encoding KGK domain-containing protein → MNNKIILHNCGREDVLSFGSAMLKVSNLLEELEKFFHQYKLGKQISDSCHANKLIIPVRREFNGRSSSMIEHYEEWFDNGIACETLKIGAKGWQRGKIKINLQISLEFYPDLPEINNELDEVQDVKSESPLDDIRQKINQVN, encoded by the coding sequence ATGAATAACAAAATAATTTTACACAACTGTGGGCGAGAAGATGTTTTATCATTTGGATCTGCCATGCTCAAAGTAAGTAACTTACTAGAAGAATTAGAAAAGTTTTTCCATCAATATAAGCTGGGTAAACAAATCAGCGATTCTTGTCATGCAAATAAATTGATCATACCAGTTAGACGTGAATTTAATGGTAGAAGTTCAAGTATGATTGAACATTACGAGGAATGGTTTGACAATGGAATAGCTTGTGAAACCCTAAAAATTGGTGCTAAAGGCTGGCAAAGGGGAAAAATAAAAATTAATCTTCAAATCTCTTTAGAATTTTATCCAGATTTACCAGAGATTAATAATGAATTAGATGAAGTGCAAGATGTTAAATCAGAATCACCACTTGATGATATTCGGCAAAAGATAAACCAGGTTAACTAA
- a CDS encoding KGK domain-containing protein, producing the protein MNKACQQMQKDEVIYNSFSLPSLSSTFKVGEMLRAIKSYINHDNINKLLDKGLEVEVLQLDAKGWKKGRIKFTLEFCPDKPEGEDVTTSSPFESNEQKSSLDDIRRMINEKS; encoded by the coding sequence ATGAACAAAGCCTGTCAGCAGATGCAAAAAGATGAGGTCATATATAACTCTTTTTCTTTACCAAGTTTATCTAGCACATTTAAAGTAGGGGAAATGCTTCGGGCAATTAAATCATACATTAATCATGACAATATTAATAAACTATTAGATAAAGGTTTAGAAGTAGAAGTGCTTCAGTTAGATGCGAAAGGATGGAAAAAAGGAAGAATTAAATTCACACTAGAATTTTGTCCTGACAAACCTGAAGGTGAAGATGTAACCACAAGTAGCCCGTTTGAGAGTAACGAGCAAAAATCATCATTAGATGACATTCGGAGGATGATTAATGAAAAAAGCTGA
- a CDS encoding dynamin-like GTPase family protein, translated as MSQFPQCENLSEQVESLLQLLHQEPALRTQDTFSVQSSLRKVVSPTFEIVFAGAFSAGKSMLINALLERELLYSAEGHATGTECYIAYAEPEAEKVILTFLSEAEICAQAEALSQRLGLTAQVRINQPEVINLLCQGSELIIQQEGGESKSERAKQAKALILLLEGFEANCDRIHNTDNATYSMEQFNFSNLKEAASYARRGSNSAVLKRVEYYCHHPLLQDGNILIDTPGIDAPVQKDAELTYRKIEHPDTSAVVCVLKPAAAGDMTKEETELLEAMRGNSGIRDRVFYVFNRIDETWYNTQLRQRLDGLVIAQFQDSSRVYKTSGLLGFYGSQIKHTSGSDRFGLNSIFAESVKGIDGKEDTPQFVNEFNRYCANSGKLSPSKFRISVNSYETPNENYIRILAEQGTSLIDQLIADSGIEEFRSAITKYLTQEKRPQLFATLANDLQPLCISLRKHYIDAQRELDSQPREIDAMKARELELLSQQLQQIGKEYATHIEAEVNAVVTNTCTAFEDDFRKLQARMIRRLDELLDTFSVSDAYSRATLSHHRNATAPLIAILVEALYYLANQLEDILVESCQEVTGSLFQRLIERVRKSEYYRNLYRLLGNDSGIEQQLKLLEKDVKQALISAARVECDRFVRESPRFYDEGTFSIYQFRQTLQQTSQGYDCESMVEAEPAIRQLLKLDFEPKVSATIRRNFRQTINQTLKTLLLPVANQQANDILQQYTQARAYLEQTLEQDVEEKIRRNERLLGELQDKITIYNQVITGINSCLQAMHLHEHLLPVVDRSSLISSSEKANIFNTNTDLTKTAYSNNTQNLLESSV; from the coding sequence ATGTCTCAGTTTCCGCAATGTGAGAATTTATCAGAACAGGTTGAAAGTCTCTTACAATTGTTGCATCAAGAACCTGCATTGCGTACTCAGGATACGTTTTCAGTTCAATCTTCATTGCGAAAAGTTGTTTCACCGACGTTTGAGATTGTGTTTGCTGGGGCGTTTAGCGCTGGTAAATCAATGTTAATTAATGCGTTATTAGAACGCGAACTACTTTATAGTGCTGAAGGTCATGCTACGGGAACTGAGTGTTATATAGCTTATGCTGAACCTGAAGCGGAAAAAGTTATTCTCACTTTCTTGAGTGAAGCGGAAATTTGCGCACAAGCTGAGGCGTTGAGTCAGCGGTTGGGTTTAACTGCGCAGGTGAGAATAAATCAACCGGAAGTCATTAATTTACTATGTCAAGGAAGTGAACTGATTATTCAACAAGAAGGTGGTGAGAGTAAATCAGAACGCGCTAAGCAAGCGAAGGCGTTGATTTTACTATTAGAAGGATTTGAGGCAAATTGCGATCGCATCCACAATACTGATAATGCCACGTATTCAATGGAGCAGTTTAACTTTTCTAATTTGAAGGAAGCTGCAAGTTATGCACGTCGGGGTAGTAATAGTGCAGTTTTAAAGCGCGTTGAGTATTACTGTCATCATCCGCTTTTACAAGATGGCAATATTTTAATTGATACGCCAGGAATTGATGCACCGGTACAAAAAGATGCGGAACTTACCTACCGCAAGATTGAACATCCCGATACTTCAGCTGTTGTCTGCGTACTCAAACCTGCTGCTGCTGGTGACATGACAAAAGAGGAAACTGAGTTACTAGAAGCCATGCGGGGTAATTCAGGAATCCGCGATCGCGTTTTTTATGTCTTTAACCGCATTGATGAAACTTGGTACAATACACAACTACGGCAACGCTTAGATGGCTTAGTTATTGCGCAGTTTCAAGACAGTAGCCGCGTTTACAAAACGAGTGGATTACTTGGATTTTATGGTAGTCAGATTAAACACACTAGTGGAAGCGATCGCTTTGGTTTAAATTCCATTTTTGCTGAAAGTGTCAAAGGTATCGATGGAAAAGAAGACACACCGCAATTTGTTAATGAATTTAATCGCTATTGTGCTAACTCTGGTAAGCTTTCACCAAGTAAGTTTCGCATTTCGGTGAATAGTTACGAAACACCAAACGAAAACTACATCCGAATTTTAGCCGAACAAGGTACATCTCTAATCGATCAGTTAATTGCAGATAGTGGAATTGAAGAATTTCGCAGTGCAATTACTAAGTATCTTACCCAAGAGAAACGCCCGCAGTTATTTGCAACTTTAGCAAATGATTTACAGCCATTGTGTATCAGTCTGCGGAAACATTATATAGATGCACAGCGCGAATTAGATAGTCAACCGCGTGAAATTGATGCAATGAAAGCGCGGGAACTCGAACTTCTCAGCCAACAACTACAACAAATTGGTAAAGAGTACGCAACACATATCGAAGCAGAAGTTAATGCAGTAGTGACTAATACTTGCACAGCTTTTGAAGACGATTTTCGCAAACTCCAAGCGCGGATGATTCGCCGCTTAGATGAATTACTCGATACATTTTCGGTGAGTGATGCGTATAGTCGCGCCACACTAAGTCATCATCGCAATGCAACTGCACCATTAATTGCTATTTTAGTCGAGGCATTGTATTACTTAGCAAATCAACTTGAAGATATTTTGGTTGAGTCATGTCAAGAAGTTACAGGTAGTTTATTTCAACGTTTAATTGAACGAGTACGCAAGTCAGAATATTATCGCAATTTGTATCGACTACTTGGTAATGATAGCGGAATTGAACAGCAATTAAAACTTTTAGAAAAAGATGTTAAGCAAGCTTTAATTAGTGCTGCAAGAGTTGAATGCGATCGCTTTGTGCGCGAAAGCCCTAGATTTTACGATGAAGGTACTTTTTCAATCTATCAATTTCGTCAAACATTACAACAAACTTCGCAAGGTTACGACTGCGAAAGCATGGTAGAAGCCGAACCCGCAATTCGCCAGTTATTAAAATTAGATTTTGAACCCAAAGTTTCCGCTACAATTCGCAGAAATTTCCGCCAAACGATCAATCAAACACTAAAAACGCTGTTATTACCAGTAGCCAATCAACAAGCTAATGACATTCTACAACAATACACTCAAGCTCGTGCTTATTTAGAGCAAACACTAGAGCAAGACGTAGAAGAGAAGATTAGAAGAAATGAGCGACTTCTAGGAGAATTACAAGACAAAATCACAATTTATAACCAAGTCATCACTGGAATAAATAGCTGTTTACAAGCAATGCATTTACACGAGCATTTATTGCCTGTAGTCGATAGATCAAGCTTGATCTCATCATCTGAGAAAGCAAATATTTTTAATACTAATACAGATCTTACCAAAACGGCTTATTCAAACAACACGCAGAACTTACTAGAAAGTAGTGTTTAG
- a CDS encoding PPC domain-containing DNA-binding protein, which yields MEVLALRLKSNADLRQTLKKFTLQNNIQAGFILSAIGSLKQATIRFANQDTSAVLDNKFEILSLNGTLATSGIHLHICIADKHGKTIGGHLDNGCIIYTTAEIIIGTTTDFTFTRTLDPQTGYNELEIIPH from the coding sequence ATGGAAGTATTAGCATTAAGACTTAAATCAAATGCAGATTTACGCCAAACTTTAAAAAAATTTACCCTTCAAAACAACATTCAAGCAGGTTTTATTTTAAGTGCAATTGGTAGCCTCAAACAAGCAACAATTCGCTTTGCTAATCAAGACACAAGTGCTGTACTCGACAATAAATTTGAAATACTTTCTCTTAATGGAACATTAGCCACAAGCGGCATTCATCTCCACATTTGTATAGCTGACAAACACGGTAAAACCATCGGCGGACATTTAGACAACGGCTGCATCATCTACACAACCGCAGAAATCATCATTGGCACAACAACAGACTTCACCTTTACACGCACCCTCGATCCGCAAACAGGCTACAACGAACTAGAAATCATCCCCCACTAA
- a CDS encoding RsmB/NOP family class I SAM-dependent RNA methyltransferase, with amino-acid sequence MMDKPSNLLLKLSRRLFDDATEQEKFVDALIHPQPFHPCIVWCREKRSPFKIEPPISWQPYFVDRLSFGEKPGQHSLHNEGYYYCLDFSSVFAAMSLLTVRSPINTIFDMCAAPGGKSIFAWRALQPQLLICNEAISKRVGMLISNLKRCLISPTIVLSKDPGDLNQINSSNQLVIVDAPCSGQSLLAKGGKVPGCFHPTTINKNANRQKRIIANSAQLVAPQGYLVYMTCTYSFEENEQVCEWFLEKFPQFKAVEISALVEYKSRLTNLSCYRLFPQSKLGAGTFTALFQNTEVGKVKNLDVEILQQVGIRYQLNDVNYKDAEEKVVKGLLVGDDF; translated from the coding sequence ATGATGGATAAACCTTCAAATTTGTTATTAAAATTAAGTCGTCGCTTGTTTGATGATGCAACAGAACAAGAAAAATTTGTTGACGCGCTCATTCATCCTCAACCGTTTCATCCTTGTATTGTTTGGTGTCGGGAAAAGCGATCGCCATTTAAAATAGAACCACCGATATCCTGGCAACCATATTTTGTCGATCGTTTATCTTTTGGTGAAAAACCAGGACAGCATTCTTTACATAATGAAGGTTATTATTACTGCTTAGACTTCTCTTCAGTGTTTGCAGCAATGAGTTTGTTGACAGTGCGATCGCCTATAAACACTATATTTGATATGTGTGCTGCACCAGGAGGTAAGAGTATTTTTGCTTGGCGGGCTTTACAACCTCAACTACTTATCTGTAATGAAGCAATTAGCAAGCGTGTTGGAATGCTAATTTCTAATTTAAAACGCTGTCTTATTTCCCCAACAATTGTATTAAGTAAAGATCCAGGTGACTTAAATCAAATAAATTCTTCTAACCAGTTAGTCATAGTTGATGCTCCTTGCAGCGGTCAATCTTTATTAGCAAAAGGTGGTAAAGTACCAGGATGTTTTCATCCTACCACTATTAATAAAAATGCAAATAGGCAAAAGAGAATTATTGCTAACTCAGCACAACTAGTAGCACCACAAGGTTATTTAGTTTATATGACTTGTACGTATTCTTTTGAAGAAAATGAGCAAGTTTGTGAGTGGTTTCTGGAGAAGTTTCCGCAGTTTAAAGCAGTGGAGATTTCTGCGTTAGTAGAGTATAAATCTCGGCTTACTAATCTTTCTTGTTATCGGTTGTTTCCTCAAAGTAAATTAGGGGCGGGGACGTTTACGGCTTTATTTCAGAATACTGAGGTGGGGAAGGTTAAGAATTTGGATGTTGAGATATTGCAGCAAGTGGGGATTAGGTATCAGTTGAATGATGTGAACTACAAGGACGCAGAAGAAAAAGTTGTGAAGGGTTTATTAGTGGGGGATGATTTCTAG
- a CDS encoding DUF2157 domain-containing protein: MTSDKFRHQLRHEAQIWQAEGLINDLQYEQLSQRYQFNTLDSTASHSFIAILVGLGSILIGLGIITFVAANWQELPRGGKVTLLLSLFIGVNIVGFWLWKHANESRQRLGHGLLLLGALILGANMGLMGQIFHIDAPFYELLLAWGIGVLAMAYSLRLTSLGVLSIILLWLGYWGYWGSAIAQSWSTSTIAEISWSSIMGQHMPLLSAVLFMPLAYWCRSGWIFALGAIAIVTSLEANIQPFVWGTFQKGWVASIAFALPPALLWSYDDSFLVYGNFLRLYRHRDRHINVGSFQPIARNLALFTLGILFIFAATTTFWQSLAQYTEYVTSRQVNQLLLIDAVILTGIAIGQWVLIASQRYRRRQQNVITMVVGIFICIIATVTFWHIEVTNISPYATFIFNIMLFLFAAGLIRIGLDKGGRRAFWGGMLLLSLRIFYVFLLSATGLLFKSLVFILCGIGVMAVGLWFERHIRLNHPAKS, translated from the coding sequence GTGACTTCAGATAAGTTTCGTCACCAGTTACGCCATGAAGCACAAATATGGCAAGCTGAGGGACTCATTAATGATTTGCAATACGAACAACTATCACAACGCTATCAATTTAACACGCTTGATAGCACTGCAAGTCATAGTTTTATTGCAATTTTAGTCGGTTTAGGCAGTATTCTGATTGGTTTAGGCATTATCACCTTTGTTGCTGCCAATTGGCAAGAATTACCGCGAGGTGGCAAAGTCACGCTGCTATTAAGTTTATTTATCGGCGTTAATATTGTAGGTTTTTGGTTATGGAAACATGCTAACGAATCGCGCCAACGCCTAGGTCATGGATTACTTCTATTAGGGGCGTTGATTCTGGGTGCAAATATGGGCTTAATGGGGCAAATTTTCCACATTGATGCGCCATTTTACGAGTTATTGCTTGCTTGGGGTATTGGCGTATTAGCAATGGCATACAGCTTACGCCTAACTTCCTTGGGTGTGTTATCAATTATCCTACTGTGGTTAGGTTATTGGGGGTATTGGGGAAGTGCGATCGCTCAAAGTTGGTCAACAAGTACCATTGCAGAAATATCATGGTCATCGATAATGGGGCAACATATGCCGCTATTATCAGCAGTATTATTTATGCCGCTAGCTTATTGGTGTCGTTCTGGCTGGATTTTTGCGTTAGGTGCGATCGCTATTGTCACATCCTTAGAAGCCAATATTCAACCGTTTGTCTGGGGAACGTTTCAAAAAGGTTGGGTAGCAAGTATTGCGTTTGCACTACCACCTGCTTTGTTGTGGAGTTACGATGACTCTTTCCTTGTGTATGGTAATTTTCTGAGATTATATAGACACCGCGATCGCCATATCAATGTTGGTTCATTTCAACCAATAGCACGTAATTTAGCCTTATTTACCTTAGGCATCTTGTTTATTTTCGCTGCTACAACTACTTTTTGGCAGTCCCTTGCGCAATATACAGAGTATGTTACATCAAGACAAGTTAATCAGTTACTACTCATTGATGCAGTTATTTTAACTGGTATTGCAATTGGGCAATGGGTACTAATTGCGTCTCAAAGATATCGCCGTCGTCAACAAAATGTCATAACGATGGTTGTTGGTATCTTTATCTGCATAATTGCTACAGTTACTTTCTGGCATATTGAAGTCACAAACATTTCACCATACGCCACATTTATCTTTAATATCATGTTATTCCTCTTTGCAGCAGGATTAATTCGGATTGGGCTTGATAAAGGAGGAAGACGCGCTTTTTGGGGTGGAATGCTGCTATTAAGCTTACGAATTTTTTATGTATTTTTACTATCTGCCACAGGATTACTCTTCAAATCCTTAGTGTTCATTTTATGTGGTATTGGCGTAATGGCTGTGGGTTTGTGGTTTGAACGCCATATTCGACTCAATCATCCAGCAAAATCATAG
- a CDS encoding GDYXXLXY domain-containing protein, with translation MTSKVKTTPEVLKPQQLPGRLPFWRLWLPLLFQTGIILAAPAQPFYTQLTGKTAILQTVPVDPYDPLRGYSQTLSYDISQVNNLQELPGWQELTQHNNEPAVNDVPAGTNLYVTLEAPTSNTTPPSAWIPVRVSRDRPQNLTANQVAIKGKVTGNSIVYGLETYYMPEAQRDDINQSIAQAQRDQQRFVVEVKVDNQGRAVPISLWVDRRNYRF, from the coding sequence ATGACATCCAAAGTTAAAACAACACCTGAAGTATTAAAGCCGCAACAACTTCCTGGAAGACTACCATTTTGGCGACTATGGCTACCGCTACTTTTTCAAACAGGAATTATTTTAGCCGCACCAGCGCAACCATTTTATACACAGCTTACCGGAAAAACTGCAATTCTCCAAACCGTACCCGTTGATCCTTACGATCCTCTGCGGGGTTACTCGCAAACATTAAGTTACGACATTTCCCAAGTCAATAACTTACAAGAACTTCCAGGTTGGCAAGAATTAACTCAGCATAATAACGAACCTGCTGTTAATGACGTACCTGCGGGAACAAATCTTTATGTCACACTTGAAGCACCTACATCAAATACAACTCCACCATCAGCATGGATACCTGTGCGTGTGAGTCGCGATCGCCCACAAAATCTAACTGCAAATCAAGTCGCGATCAAAGGTAAAGTGACTGGTAACTCAATTGTATATGGCTTAGAAACATACTATATGCCCGAAGCCCAGCGCGATGATATTAATCAAAGTATTGCGCAAGCACAACGCGATCAACAGCGGTTTGTCGTTGAAGTTAAAGTAGATAATCAAGGTCGCGCAGTACCAATTAGCTTATGGGTAGATCGGCGTAATTATCGGTTTTAA
- a CDS encoding phosphotransferase translates to MELSELEKQIIVNHWSFLTEMFIEPTQGGSNTTYFIHTPTDQFVLKIYSNTTNAAQIEYEHSLLVFLQQANLSFTIPAPIPISSGETLIHVETQQRLLKVALLPRIVGKPANRRNLQQVQSIGYTLAELHCVLTEFDPQGKLARLPYWGNLAQIHPLISDPLAIAPVLNLSLEDQTLLNRMLLKVTESVPDLYATLPLQTIHADYITPNILVENNQVVGVLDFEFATFDLRLLDHLSSLDQLASFPWKEELFADIVKAFSTGYRQRNSLTSLEHKSLLAVWRLQRASSLIYWIGWLIEGKANRQKIVDAVIETLKFETWLKNNSKYFLDLLSGVS, encoded by the coding sequence ATGGAGTTATCAGAATTAGAAAAACAAATTATTGTGAATCATTGGTCGTTTTTAACGGAGATGTTCATAGAACCGACTCAGGGAGGAAGCAATACAACATACTTCATTCACACACCAACTGATCAATTTGTTTTAAAAATTTACTCTAATACAACAAATGCTGCTCAAATTGAATATGAACACTCCTTACTCGTCTTTTTACAACAAGCAAATTTATCTTTTACCATTCCAGCACCGATTCCGATATCATCAGGTGAAACTCTAATTCATGTTGAAACCCAACAAAGATTACTAAAAGTCGCTTTACTACCGCGAATAGTTGGAAAACCCGCTAATCGACGCAACCTGCAACAAGTTCAATCTATAGGCTATACACTAGCAGAGTTACATTGTGTCCTTACGGAATTTGACCCACAAGGAAAACTAGCAAGATTGCCATACTGGGGTAATTTAGCGCAAATTCATCCATTAATTAGCGATCCGTTGGCGATCGCGCCAGTACTAAATCTAAGTCTTGAAGATCAAACTCTTCTCAATCGGATGTTGCTTAAGGTAACAGAGTCTGTACCTGATTTATATGCAACATTACCACTTCAGACAATTCATGCTGATTACATTACACCCAACATTCTCGTTGAAAACAACCAAGTTGTTGGTGTTTTAGATTTTGAATTCGCAACTTTTGACTTAAGACTACTCGATCATTTAAGTAGCCTAGATCAGCTTGCTTCGTTTCCTTGGAAAGAAGAACTTTTTGCTGATATTGTCAAAGCATTCAGCACAGGTTATCGCCAACGTAATTCTTTAACATCACTAGAACACAAATCTTTACTCGCTGTGTGGCGACTACAACGCGCAAGTTCACTAATTTATTGGATAGGTTGGCTGATTGAAGGAAAGGCAAATCGTCAAAAAATTGTAGATGCAGTTATTGAGACATTAAAGTTTGAAACTTGGCTGAAAAACAACAGCAAGTACTTTCTCGATCTTCTAAGTGGTGTATCTTAG
- a CDS encoding AbrB/MazE/SpoVT family DNA-binding domain-containing protein translates to MADQIVTKWGNSLGIRIPSAIAKQIHIEEGATVIFTVVDGGIMIQPQRRKYTLEELLEGMTPNNFHSETDTKTPVGNEVW, encoded by the coding sequence ATGGCTGACCAAATTGTGACAAAGTGGGGAAACAGTTTAGGTATTCGCATCCCTAGTGCAATTGCCAAGCAAATTCACATAGAAGAAGGCGCAACAGTAATATTTACTGTTGTCGATGGCGGGATCATGATTCAACCGCAACGAAGAAAATACACCTTAGAAGAACTGCTTGAGGGAATGACTCCGAATAACTTTCATTCAGAAACCGACACAAAAACACCCGTAGGCAATGAAGTCTGGTAA